One Helianthus annuus cultivar XRQ/B chromosome 12, HanXRQr2.0-SUNRISE, whole genome shotgun sequence genomic region harbors:
- the LOC110893522 gene encoding uncharacterized protein LOC110893522 produces MCNIAFNLPDGQSFSEEIAKDHMALLEIVLQSYEDRLEKLKEKRATKDLKKEKVEDVAETKKVETEKVIEDEKVIEEEKVVEAVLDTDEESDSKSESGSSSSSVNSQKTSVKREQAQKKKQKAHSGSNRIKNSLLRSKRGWGLEFFIERRLEHVTNAMKLKFSDVKMGDESDSTKLEEPQVEINFHSQSSKSGNGCVMCNIAFNLPDGQSFSEEIAKDHMALLETVLQSYEEKRAAKELKKEKVEDVAETKKVETEKVIEDEKVIEEEKVVEAEQAQKKKQKAHSGSNRIKNSLLRSKRGWGLEFFIERRLEHVTNAMKLFSDVKMGDESDSTKLEEPQVEINFHSQSSKSGNGCVMCNIAFNLPDGQSFSEEIAKDHMALLETVLQSYEEKRAAKELKKEKVEDVAETKKVETEKVIEDEKVIEEEKVVEAVKIIEVEKIVKVIEPCLKCLELCKQTITGLQKTNSEREDALTMMNAVMMSKQKSNKSLH; encoded by the exons atgtGCAACATTGCATTCAATCTTCcagatggtcaaagtttttctgaagaaattgcaaaagatcacatggcgtTACTTGAAATTGTGCTACAatcttatgaag atcgtttGGAGAAGCTGAAAGAGAAACGAGCTACAAAAGACTTGAAAAAGGAAAAAGTTGAAGATGTTGCTGAAACAAAGAAAGTTGAAACGGAGAAGGTGATTGAAGATGAAAAagtgattgaagaagaaaaagttgttgaagct gtgttggatacggaTGAGGAGTCTGATTCAAAGTCCGAGTCTGGAAGTTCGAGTTCGTCGGTCAACAGTCAAAAGACGTCGGTTAAACGG gaACAAGCTCAGAAAAAGAAGCAAAAAGCCCACTCTGGAAGCAatcgaatcaagaattccttgctaagaagcaagagagGATGGGGATTGGAGTTTTTCATAGAAAGGAGACTAGAAcatgttacaaatgcaatgaagttg aagttttcTGATGTAAAAAtgggtgatgaatctgattccacaaaattagaggagccacaggttgagattAACTTTCATTCTCAAAGTTCtaaaagtggaaatggttgtgtgatgtGCAACATTGCATTCAATCTTCcagatggtcaaagtttttctgaagaaattgcaaaagatcacatggcgtTACTTGAAACTGTGCTACAatcttatgaag agaaacgagctgcaaaagagTTGAAAAAGGAAAAAGTTGAAGATGTTGCTGAAACAAAGAAAGTTGAAACGGAGAAGGTGATTGAAGATGAAAAagtgattgaagaagaaaaagttgttgaagct gaACAAGCTCAGAAAAAGAAGCAAAAAGCCCACTCTGGAAGTAatcgaatcaagaattccttgctaagaagcaagagagGATGGGGATTGGAGTTTTTCATAGAAAGGAGACTAGAAcatgttacaaatgcaatgaagttg ttttcTGATGTAAAAAtgggtgatgaatctgattccacaaaattagaggagccacaggttgagattAACTTTCATTCTCAAAGTTCtaaaagtggaaatggttgtgtgatgtGCAACATTGCATTCAATCTTCcagatggtcaaagtttttctgaagaaattgcaaaagatcacatggcgtTACTTGAAACTGTGCTACAatcttatgaag agaaacgagctgcaaaagagTTGAAAAAGGAAAAAGTTGAAGATGTTGCTGAAACAAAGAAAGTTGAAACGGAGAAGGTGATTGAAGATGAAAAagtgattgaagaagaaaaagttgttgaagctGTAAAAAtcattgaagtagaaaagattgtgaaAGTCATCGAGCCTTGCTTAAAGTGTTTAGAACTTTGCAAGCA AACaataactggtcttcaaaagacaaattctgaaagagaagatgcattgACCATGATGAATGcggtgatgatgtcgaagcaaaaaaGCAATAAATCGTTACATTGA